From a single Nakaseomyces glabratus chromosome H, complete sequence genomic region:
- the GLG1 gene encoding glycogenin glucosyltransferase GLG1 (CAGL0H02695g~Ortholog(s) have glycogenin glucosyltransferase activity and role in glycogen biosynthetic process) — protein sequence MGKENVAVATLLYSADYLPGVFTLGFQLRKLIDAGGCGCVKTCIVVTKLLYNDILSDISKNLLNCLYDDIVLVDPLDYQHITQDMNKENLKMLERPELSFALIKARIFELTQYEQVLYLDADTLPLNSGIFDLFDQLADQTSEQVAAVPDIGWPDIFNSGVMMIVPNRDVVAELNNYILNVVSIDGSDQGILNQFFNQNMRLNDFGRIANYSTKEWIRLPYLYNVTTPNYGYECPPAMKFFGPHIRLVHFIGKHKPWSKWSQEQFQKSSYAAQWRAAYLDFQIQYDLVDLLAHTTIKDEDEHIEPQQDECEEHIEENQPDEYHHEQTQYNERLEKIDEINEDECDIIEEEQQPIEKPPTPIQLPLDFKEWLTTFISKEDEEQQHNEEPSVEESQGNEPEETHFRGVHYEEHMIQHHEEETINRQVSHPKEDAANEAAREIEQPKDRYDRKVEIIEEEDIKDHELDDLIDDESSTNKQEDDDEIVDEQEESRLASELEVKDSKMDVQESRSHNIHNQNNNNNYRFEWENTNYLNTVERSFPEDIFEYSVE from the coding sequence ATGGGTAAGGAGAATGTTGCTGTAGCGACTCTGTTATATTCGGCGGATTATCTGCCTGGTGTGTTTACGTTGGGGTTTCAATTGCGGAAACTTATCGATGCTGGCGGTTGTGGATGTGTTAAGACGTGTATTGTGGTGACCAAGTTGCTGTACAATGACATACTGAGCGATATCAGTAAGAACTTGCTGAATTGTTTGTACGATGATATTGTGCTCGTGGATCCTTTGGATTACCAGCATATTACCCAGGACATGAACAAGGAGAACTTGAAAATGCTGGAGAGACCTGAACTGTCCTTTGCTCTGATTAAAGCGAGGATCTTTGAGCTAACCCAGTATGAGCAAGTACTTTACTTGGACGCTGACACCTTGCCTCTGAACTCTGGCATATTTGACTTATTTGACCAGTTGGCCGACCAGACTAGCGAACAAGTCGCCGCTGTCCCAGATATCGGCTGGCCAGACATTTTCAACAGTGGTGTTATGATGATTGTCCCTAACAGGGACGTTGTCGCCGAACTAAACAACTACATTTTAAATGTGGTGTCCATTGATGGTTCTGACCAAGGTATCCTAaatcaatttttcaatCAGAACATGAGATTGAATGATTTTGGGAGAATAGCCAATTACTCCACTAAGGAATGGATTAGGTTGCCATACCTTTACAACGTTACTACGCCAAATTACGGCTACGAGTGCCCTCCAGCTATGAAATTCTTTGGCCCACATATTCGTTTAGTGCATTTCATTGGTAAACATAAACCATGGAGCAAATGGTCTCAAGAGCAATTCCAAAAGAGCTCATATGCCGCTCAATGGAGAGCAGCGTACTTGGATTTCCAAATACAGTATGATCTGGTTGATCTATTAGCCCATACTACCATCAAGGACGAGGATGAGCACATTGAACCTCAACAGGATGAGTGTGAAGAACACATAGAAGAGAACCAACCTGATGAATACCACCATGAGCAAACGCAATACAATGAGCGTCTGGAGAAGATTGACGAAATCAACGAGGACGAGTGCGATATTATTGAGGAGGAACAACAACCAATAGAAAAACCCCCAACTCCAATCCAACTTCCTCTAGATTTCAAAGAATGGTTAACAACATTTATATCGaaggaagatgaagagcAACAACATAACGAAGAGCCTTCCGTTGAGGAATCCCAAGGAAATGAGCCAGAAGAAACACATTTTAGAGGTGTTCATTATGAGGAGCATATGATTCAACATCATGAAGAGGAAACCATAAATAGACAGGTATCGCATCCAAAAGAAGACGCCGCAAACGAGGCAGCAAGAGAAATTGAACAACCAAAAGATAGATATGATAGAAAGGTTGAGATTATAGAGGAAGAAGACATAAAGGATCATGAACTGGATGATTtaattgatgatgaatcGTCAACCAATAAACAAGAGGATGACGATGAAATAGTAGATGAGCAAGAAGAGTCTAGACTTGCTTCGGAGCTGGAAGTAAAGGACTCCAAGATGGATGTACAAGAATCAAGGTCACATAATATTCACaaccaaaataataataataattacaGGTTTGAATGGGAAAATACAAATTATTTGAACACTGTGGAAAGATCATTCCCTgaagatatttttgaatattctGTAGAGTGA
- the PUS5 gene encoding pseudouridine synthase PUS5 (CAGL0H02717g~Ortholog(s) have pseudouridylate synthase activity, role in pseudouridine synthesis, rRNA modification and mitochondrion localization), producing the protein MSARLKVVYDGMHYMIVYKSAGVLSQPGLASDSRPVLMSELRGLLSETLDLYSVQRLDACVTGGTVVAKNKRAAMMFSRYLKQGGGSGYGLTRRYLARINAQPVCDEGTIESPGMVTYYRRVRDDCVVVELKTGKKHQIRKHLALNLNCPIVNDTYYGGSVVKGVNGQIALHSAFVRTRIGKNMQDHLVGIEPQEQTLWKSILTENGMLPDDIVRTLTRDKLF; encoded by the coding sequence ATGAGTGCCCGGTTGAAAGTTGTGTATGATGGGATGCATTACATGATCGTGTATAAGTCCGCGGGTGTGCTGTCGCAGCCCGGGTTGGCGAGTGACTCCCGGCCAGTTTTGATGTCTGAGTTGCGTGGACTGCTAAGTGAGACTTTGGACTTGTACAGTGTACAGAGACTAGACGCTTGTGTCACTGGCGGGACTGTGGTTGCAAAGAACAAGCGCGCGGCTATGATGTTCAGCCGGTATCTGAAACAAGGAGGAGGGTCTGGGTACGGGCTTACGCGGAGATACTTGGCCAGGATCAATGCGCAGCCAGTTTGCGATGAAGGTACTATTGAATCACCTGGAATGGTGACTTACTACAGGCGTGTTCGAGACGATTGTGTGGTGGTGGAGTTAAAGACGGGTAAGAAGCATCAGATCCGCAAACACCTCGCCCTAAATTTGAATTGTCCCATCGTCAATGATACATACTACGGTGGCAGTGTAGTGAAGGGTGTCAATGGTCAAATAGCACTGCATTCGGCTTTTGTGAGAACAAGAATAGGTAAAAATATGCAGGATCATTTGGTCGGTATAGAACCCCAGGAACAGACACTGTGGAAGTCGATACTTACTGAGAATGGCATGCTCCCTGACGATATAGTGAGAACCCTCACCAGAGATAAACTATTCTGA
- the MAS1 gene encoding mitochondrial processing peptidase (CAGL0H02739g~Ortholog(s) have metalloendopeptidase activity, role in protein processing involved in protein targeting to mitochondrion and mitochondrial processing peptidase complex localization), giving the protein MFRQAVKGIRTLRNFSHCRPRLNALPQTRTSVLPNGLTVASEFIPNKSTATVGIFVDAGSRAENERNNGTAHFLEHLAFKGTQNRSQTDIELEIENIGSHLNAYTSRENTVYYAKSLEGDVPKAVNILSDILTRSVLDPKAIERERDVIIRESEEVDKMYDEVVFDHLHEIAYKQQPLGRTILGPIKNIKSISRKDLKSYITENYKGDRMVLAAAGAVDHEKLVDYAQKYLGHIPKSESPMPLGSPRGPLPVFQRGERLIPENTLPTTHIALALEGVSWSAPDYFIALATQAIVGNWDRAVGTGTNAPSPLAVAVNKGNNTLANSYMSFSTSYADSGLWGMYIVTDSNEHNVQAIIDEVLKEWRRIKAGNITDDEVNRSKAQLKAALLLSLDDTTAILEDIGRQIVTTGKRLSPEEVFEKVDNITKEDIVLWANYRLKNKPVAIVALGNTKTVPSVDYIEKQLNA; this is encoded by the coding sequence ATGTTTCGCCAGGCAGTTAAGGGTATACGTACCTTGAGGAATTTTAGCCATTGCAGACCTCGTCTCAATGCATTGCCACAAACACGCACCTCGGTTCTACCAAATGGTCTCACTGTTGCTAGCGAGTTCATACCCAACAAATCTACCGCTACTGTTGGTATTTTTGTTGATGCAGGATCTAGAGCTGAGAATGAAAGAAACAACGGTACAGCGCATTTCCTCGAACATTTGGCTTTCAAGGGAACACAGAATAGATCACAAACCGATATTGaacttgaaattgaaaatattggtTCACATTTGAATGCTTATACCTCTAGAGAGAATACAGTTTACTACGCTAAATCTTTGGAAGGAGATGTGCCAAAAGCTGTGAATATATTAAGTGATATTTTAACTAGATCAGTGTTAGATCCCAAGGCTATTGAAAGGGAAAGAGATGTTATTATCAGAGAAAGTGAAGAAGTTGACAAGATGTACGATGAGGTTGTGTTTGATCATTTGCATGAAATAGCATACAAACAACAGCCTCTTGGTAGGACAATCCTTGGTcctatcaaaaatatcaaatcaaTCTCAAGAAAAGATCTGAAGAGTTATATAACCGAAAATTATAAAGGTGACAGAATGGTGCTGGCCGCTGCCGGTGCTGTGGATCACGAAAAGTTGGTCGATTATGCgcaaaaatatttgggTCACATTCCAAAATCTGAGTCACCTATGCCCCTGGGTTCTCCAAGGGGACCTTTACCAGTCTTCCAAAGAGGTGAACGTTTGATACCAGAGAACACGCTTCCAACAACACATATCGCCTTAGCACTGGAAGGTGTTTCATGGTCTGCTCCTGACTATTTCATCGCTTTGGCAACCCAAGCTATTGTTGGTAACTGGGATAGAGCTGTCGGTACAGGTACTAACGCTCCTTCCCCATTAGCTGTTGCAGTTAACAAGGGTAACAATACTTTGGCTAATTCATATATGTCATTTTCTACATCCTATGCTGACTCGGGTCTGTGGGGTATGTACATTGTCACAGATTCCAACGAGCATAACGTGCAAGCTATCATCGATGAAGTATTGAAGGAATGGCGCAGAATCAAGGCTGGTAATATCACAGACGATGAAGTTAACCGTTCTAAAGCCCAGTTAAAAGCAGCTTTGTTACTGTCCTTAGATGACACCACGGCAATCTTAGAGGATATTGGCAGACAAATTGTAACTACAGGTAAGAGGCTATCTCCAGAAGAGGTCTTTGAAAAAGttgataatattacaaaagaagatattgttTTATGGGCTAACTACAGGCTGAAAAATAAGCCAGTAGCAATAGTAGCTCTGGGTAATACAAAAACTGTACCAAGTGTAGACTATATCGAAAAACAACTAAATGCATAA
- the NET1 gene encoding Net1p (CAGL0H02783g~Ortholog(s) have rDNA binding activity, role in chromatin silencing at rDNA, nucleolus organization, regulation of exit from mitosis and RENT complex localization), with protein MYKLQVLLVPPSIQNNNFSLNYNYGQANNSIADQSQQLPNKVNGTFNNTFNGQSQPDSSIFPVLTRSNSSLLTPNYYAQRSMKKFLHFTKANNTLLDLSDEINDKCKAMYPSLEADLDILSLQDSNGCDLDPDFVVKDVFNVDNIVRVILNDELDISEITPVSSYRSIKRRRLNPESLADSKDQSDFGVESQSIKVVKKRGSTSNVIKGQSNINGRISTPLARQLYPPSAIFEPQNSDDEEVADRSFLPPPIQPGSPPIRISSGIDTNVRKITSRIGEQDTVSRSATVDPDKSRQQRLLSGTPVMSTMTPNRVTLTGQRVISEQRPNDSVLTFTNRHINEPSHSRRITSGMLQIPEPKIAEMEKELLEGPSSPSTILPPIPDKIPMKKPFIETERYYSEDSSETESNSGEINAKSSLHRQTSIADNNGSPLRTNFLNEAVHLADLPELQKSEKASKPRKQVYGSITVNSSNLQPIPNNINNYVETNATKVRSTVNDFGISSSSDDETTSETHSKMSDEDYESSDSNKTIFEDDDDDDDDDDEANSTVVHIPTKPVLTRKSNKKIFQRDELLRLMEGDRDGLPVSIKRELLKMYPDFPPQKHDKKLGPESKLHPSHNAIPKSPGSDGDKQKNSAQIPHIEYSSEESSDSLSEIYVEEVDETTKGQKKKPNRRNKNSEEPLSELHPLKETVIDIKQNGNRSVKENITESLDSNKEHGESVGKNDFDVNNTEEMSRHQVNSNLHELPIKVHSTDSLSETNARNESGDNAYNYKTSKSADQNDDLASTANNDIFKSLVDFRSLVAKIKKDKSENNPNGSAMRDNSQGSSNSPVLNSTSFPNVVNNAAFGSTYTRKDTDKNVSLKDNSKLVSSAVNASASQNEQGPPIYPPETERSGKELIESKIKGLPPSKLIQEKSSTFRTPHSKSAQTTSPIAEVVSGHEVAVKQIEDMQQFKPLDVRKSTSTSLLKKIPAKDVPVTQVKNTPSTKAVQDKETVGPATQHKSTQLEANSVPKKVPAKDVPVTQVKNTPSTKAVQDKETVSPATQHKSTQLEANSVPKKVPAKDVPVTQVKNTPSTKAVQDKETVSPATQHKSTQLEANSVPKKVPAKDVPVTQVKNTPSTKAVQDKETASPATEHKPSKRVDRKVLDSTQKEISITQNNSVQSKKVVQDNTVDVASHKQQDPYVSARDTLYTKLTGGEQGDNHLSTSKATAKVDLPTKKLPNASNGNVVISQSPSDINASQTSTKNKVTPSSVENQSGSSKNPNIASKNKQDITTSEKDNSISSQFTSEVDKHVEGNDSKSGIHVRSFDNVKSAPSEKDLNSNTAPPVNNSQKTNGRNGLDEQLEQRVETVTRLPSPVKNKIREQQNRVNGKSQQLEAVTSPETTAVIGRLDGNNSNVIGNQSKKQTGTKEETDKKIRVTHNNTKRDSATTADLGSMGLGSRSKNEGLIDVSSNMDPISTSDNMNLNTKVAVGSSSPALVDTQMNRMNRNPDTDSVNSVSSQLVNKAGIVRGISGHNHDTATEESSTDDSSTDESSDESSSSEDESKDYRKTRRLIVDVPKGPVIDKKITSSSIDQEHQNNSVQQNDNKIEGKKIEATTSGSNSTKKEPFVGVLQALPEKIRPSLSSLSDLVSRGIPDVRESTIKGRSTAHQIVGGKGNSSNVSFSLGVSSSQQKSLGYKPTVDKQASGVTKQIPVKPLSNSESSSESSTSESSSGSESDSDSDSDSNTSSDSDSDSSSDSDSNDGKSKKKSKAVDSFISAKSASSALKKKKKSTGFASLIRDSKKR; from the coding sequence ATGTATAAACTACAGGTCTTATTGGTACCCCCAAGtatacaaaataataacttTTCGTTAAACTATAATTATGGGCAAGCAAATAATTCAATCGCCGATCAATCTCAGCAATTGCCGAATAAAGTGAACGGTACTTTTAATAATACATTTAATGGTCAGTCGCAACCTGATAGTTCGATTTTTCCTGTACTGACAAGGAGTAACAGTTCCTTGCTTACACCTAACTACTATGCACAGAGAAGTatgaagaagttcttgCATTTTACCAAAGCAAATAATACGTTGTTAGATCTTTCTGATGAGATAAATGATAAATGCAAGGCAATGTACCCTTCTCTTGAGGCCGATTTGGACATATTAAGTCTACAAGATAGTAACGGTTGTGATTTAGATCCTGACTTTGTCGTCAAGGATGTATTTAATGTGGATAACATAGTAAGAGTAATATTAAATGACGAACTTGATATATCAGAGATTACTCCTGTCTCGTCATACCGTTCGATAAAAAGAAGGAGGCTGAATCCCGAATCTCTTGCAGATAGCAAAGATCAATCAGATTTTGGGGTGGAGTCACAATCAATAAAGGTGGTAAAGAAAAGAGGCTCAACTTCGAATGTTATTAAAGGTCAATCTAATATTAATGGTAGAATTTCTACACCGCTAGCTAGACAATTGTATCCACCTAGCGCAATTTTCGAACCTCAGAATTcggatgatgaagaagttgctgatcgttcttttcttcctcCTCCTATACAGCCAGGCTCCCCTCCGATTAGAATTAGTTCCGGCATAGATACGAATGTGAGAAAGATAACATCTAGAATTGGAGAGCAAGATACTGTATCTAGATCAGCCACTGTTGATCCAGATAAATCTAGACAACAGAGACTTCTTTCAGGAACTCCGGTGATGTCAACTATGACACCCAATCGTGTAACATTGACAGGACAAAGGGTTATATCTGAACAGAGACCCAATGATTCCGTTCTAACTTTCACAAACAGGCATATTAATGAACCAAGTcattcaagaagaataacTTCAGGAATGCTACAAATTCCTGAACCAAAGATTGCAGAGATGGAGAAAGAGCTTCTTGAGGGGCCCTCTAGCCCATCTACCATTTTGCCTCCTATTCCTGATAAGATTCCCATGAAAAAGCCATTTATAGAAACGGAAAGATATTATTCAGAGGACAGTTCCGAAACTGAAAGTAACTCTGGTGAGATCAATGCTAAGTCCTCATTACACCGCCAGACTTCAATTGCTGATAATAATGGGTCCCCGTTAAGGACTAATTTTCTTAATGAAGCTGTTCACTTAGCAGATTTACCTGAGTTGCAGAAGTCTGAGAAAGCTAGCAAACCCAGAAAACAGGTTTATGGTAGCATTACTGTTAATTCAAGTAATTTGCAACCGATTCCTAATAACATTAATAATTATGTTGAAACTAATGCTACAAAGGTGAGATCTACTGTCAATGATTTTGGTATCTCATCGTCTTCTGATGACGAAACAACGTCAGAAACTCATTCCAAAATGTCTGATGAGGATTATGAATCATCTGATAGTAACAAAACcatatttgaagatgatgatgatgatgatgatgatgatgatgaggCTAACTCAACTGTTGTCCATATCCCAACCAAACCTGTCCTGACCCGAAAGAGTAATAAAAAGATTTTTCAGAGAGATGAACTACTCAGGCTAATGGAAGGAGACAGAGACGGCTTGCCTGTTTCAATTAAGAGAGAGCTTTTAAAAATGTATCCTGATTTCCCACCTCAAAAACATGACAAAAAACTGGGTCCTGAATCGAAATTACATCCTAGTCATAATGCCATACCTAAATCTCCAGGTAGTGATGGAGataagcaaaaaaatagcGCACAAATTCCCCATATTGAATATTCTTCAGAAGAATCTTCAGATTCTCTTTCCGAAATTTATGTTGAGGAGGTGGATGAAACTACGAAAGgacagaagaaaaaaccGAACAGACGGAACAAGAACAGTGAGGAGCCATTGTCTGAGCTACATCCACTAAAAGAAACAGTAATTGATATAAAGCAAAATGGAAACAGATCAGTCAAAGAGAATATTACAGAATCTTTAGACTCAAATAAAGAACATGGAGAATCGGTAGGGAAGAATGATTTTGACGTTAACAATACAGAAGAGATGAGTCGGCACCAAGTGAATAGTAATTTACATGAATTACCCATAAAGGTGCATTCCACTGATTCCTTATCTGAGACAAATGCTAGAAATGAATCAGGAGATAATGCATATAATTACAAAACTTCTAAAAGTGCTGATCAGAATGATGATTTAGCGTCTACTGCgaataatgatattttcaagTCACTGGTAGATTTCAGATCTTTAGTAGCTAAAATTAAGAAAGATAAATCAGAAAATAATCCTAATGGCTCTGCTATGCGTGATAATAGCCAGGGTAGTTCAAACTCACCTGTTTTAAATTCAACAAGTTTTCCGAATGTTGTAAATAACGCTGCCTTTGGATCTACATATACAAGAAAAGATACTGATAAAAACGTTTCTTTGAAAGATAATTCTAAGTTGGTGTCTAGTGCTGTCAATGCTTCTGCCTCTCAAAATGAACAAGGCCCACCAATATATCCTCCTGAAACTGAGCGTTCTGGAAAAGAGTTAATTGAATCGAAAATAAAGGGTTTACCACCATCTAAACtaatacaagaaaaatcaaGCACCTTCCGGACTCCTCATTCTAAAAGTGCGCAGACTACTAGTCCTATTGCAGAGGTAGTTTCAGGACATGAAGTTGCTGTTAAACAGATAGAGGATATGCAACAATTTAAACCCCTGGACGTTAGGAAATCAACATCTACTTCTCTTctaaagaaaataccaGCCAAGGATGTTCCTGTCACTCAAGTAAAGAATACGCCATCTACGAAGGCAGTACAGGACAAAGAGACTGTTGGCCCGGCCACACAGCATAAGTCCACACAGTTGGAGGCCAACTCAGTTCCCAAGAAGGTACCAGCCAAGGATGTTCCTGTCACTCAAGTAAAGAATACGCCATCTACGAAGGCAGTACAGGACAAAGAGACTGTTAGCCCGGCCACACAGCATAAGTCCACACAGTTGGAGGCCAACTCAGTTCCCAAGAAGGTACCAGCCAAGGATGTTCCTGTCACTCAAGTAAAGAATACGCCATCTACGAAGGCAGTACAGGACAAAGAGACTGTTAGCCCGGCCACACAGCATAAGTCCACACAGTTGGAGGCCAACTCAGTTCCCAAGAAGGTACCAGCCAAGGATGTTCCTGTCACTCAAGTAAAGAATACGCCATCTACGAAGGCAGTACAGGACAAAGAGACTGCTAGCCCCGCCACTGAGCATAAACCCTCAAAGCGCGTTGACCGTAAAGTCTTGGATAGCACACAGAAGGAAATCTCCATTACCCAAAATAACAGTGTGCAGTCAAAGAAAGTAGTACAGGATAACACTGTGGATGTAGCTAGTCATAAACAGCAAGACCCATATGTATCAGCTAGAGATACATTGTACACAAAATTGACTGGAGGTGAACAGGGTGATAACCATTTATCGACGAGCAAAGCAACTGCGAAAGTTGATTTACCTACGAAAAAACTGCCTAATGCAAGTAATGGCAATGTAGTTATCTCACAATCACCTTCTGATATAAATGCCTCCCAAACTTCAACTAAAAACAAAGTAACCCCATCTTCAGTTGAGAATCAATCGGGGTCAAGTAAAAATCCAAATATTGCcagtaaaaataaacaagaCATTACGACTTCAGAAAAGGATAATAGCATTTCTTCACAGTTTACAAGCGAGGTTGATAAACATGTTGAGGGCAATGATTCTAAATCAGGTATACATGTAAGATCTTTTGATAATGTCAAAAGTGCACCATCAGAAAAAGATCTAAATAGTAATACTGCTCCGCCTGTTAATAACTCACAGAAGACCAATGGCAGAAATGGTTTAGACGAACAGTTGGAGCAACGAGTGGAAACTGTTACTAGATTGCCAAGTCCggtgaaaaataaaatcaggGAGCAACAGAATAGAGTTAATGGTAAAAGCCAGCAATTAGAGGCTGTGACTTCGCCTGAGACAACTGCTGTCATTGGGCGCTTGGATGGGAACAATAGTAATGTCATAGGTAACcaatcaaagaaacaaaCAGGTACTAAAGAGGAAACTGATAAGAAGATAAGAGTGACACATAATAATACCAAACGAGACTCAGCAACTACTGCTGATTTAGGAAGTATGGGTCTTGGATCTAGAAGTAAAAATGAAGGCTTGATTGATGTTTCGAGTAATATGGACCCTATCTCAACCTCCGATAATATGAATCTTAACACTAAAGTTGCAGTTGGTAGTAGTTCACCGGCTCTAGTTGATACCCAAATGAATAGAATGAATAGAAATCCTGATACTGACTCAGTAAATTCAGTATCTTCGCAGCTTGTAAATAAAGCAGGTATTGTTAGGGGTATTTCTGGACATAATCATGACACAGCAACTGAAGAAAGTTCGACCGATGATAGCTCCACTGATGAATCATCTGAtgaatcatcatcatctgaaGATGAGAGTAAAGATTATAGAAAGACCAGGAGGTTGATTGTTGATGTGCCTAAAGGACCTGtaattgacaaaaaaattacatCAAGTTCTATTGATCAAGAACATCAAAATAATTCAGTTCAACAAAATGACAACAAGATTGAaggcaaaaaaattgaagcaACAACGTCTGGTAGCAACAgcacaaaaaaagaaccCTTTGTTGGCGTGCTACAGGCGTTACCTGAAAAGATAAGGCCTTCGCTAAGCTCTTTATCAGATTTAGTCTCTCGAGGAATCCCTGATGTAAGAGAGTCCACAATCAAAGGTAGAAGCACGGCTCACCAAATTGTAGGTGGAAAAGGAAATTCCTCTAATGTGTCTTTCTCACTTGGTGTCAGCAGTTCCCAACAAAAGAGTTTGGGATATAAGCCTACTGTAGATAAGCAGGCATCAGGTGTAACAAAGCAAATACCAGTGAAACCACTGTCTAATTCCGAATCAAGTTCAGAGTCAAGCACATCGGAATCCAGTTCTGGGTCCGAATCTGACTCTGATTCAGATAGTGACTCTAACACGAGCTCGGACAGCGACTCTGATTCGTCATCTGATTCTGATTCAAATGATGGTAAGtccaaaaagaaaagcaaagCAGTAGATTCATTTATCAGTGCTAAATCAGCTAGTAGTGCActtaagaagaaaaagaagtcaACAGGCTTTGCTTCACTAATACGAGACTCTAAAAAAAGGTGA